The following coding sequences lie in one Oncorhynchus gorbuscha isolate QuinsamMale2020 ecotype Even-year linkage group LG10, OgorEven_v1.0, whole genome shotgun sequence genomic window:
- the LOC124045136 gene encoding protein FAM43B-like codes for MMQTDEEEGGGEEGGAIGGTDWLRLAALSLSSVLGREASIYFSPSLFLSALSLSLSLYFADKNTHRQEGSLPQTHSACTMLPWRRSKFVLVEDEAKTKPKSLGVGLTYQSIISSLVRSCPDLLPDSTPFDWLGSVFQSKRQTVELNKEEHTYNVRYLGSIVTITAKGGGCTQDPVAKIWQRSNYGEQSVKMMLTVGLQGIRMGTDKTGKKKPTHLYSLNRITCCTADPCRPKILAWIYRHQVKNKAVVLRCHAVLVSKSEKARAIAHSLYQTSTSAFSEFKRLKRQSDFRHCQQQLLGEDMVPLMPLRKLLNGQCHYRPPADSPGGPSTTRLCSITEEEEEEEEVEDEKVEEEGYEGDEEALKDTDLTQSYGSCEMSLGDIVNGLDECYININISISDSNNNTLTFVSSLV; via the coding sequence ATGATGCAgacagatgaggaggagggaggaggagaggaaggaggagcaaTTGGTGGAACAGACTGGCTGAGGCTCGCAGCTCTCAGTCTTTCCTCTGTGCTTGGCAGAGAGGCTTCTatttatttctctccctccctctttctctctgctctctctctctctctctctctctattttgctgacaaaaacacacacaggcaggagGGCTCGCTCCCTCAAACTCACTCAGCCTGCACCATGCTGCCCTGGAGAAGAAGTAAGTTTGTTCTCGTGGAGGATGAGGCCAAGACAAAGCCTAAGAGCCTTGGAGTGGGGCTGACCTACCAGTCCATCATCTCCTCCCTGGTGCGCTCCTGTCCCGACCTTCTCCCTGACTCCACTCCCTTTGACTGGCTGGGCTCCGTTTTCCAGAGCAAGAGGCAGACGGTAGAGCTCAATAAAGAGGAGCACACCTACAACGTTCGTTATCTGGGAAGCATCGTCACCATCACAGCTAAAGGAGGAGGCTGCACACAGGACCCTGTGGCTAAGATCTGGCAAAGGAGTAACTACGGAGAGCAGAGCGTCAAGATGATGTTAACAGTGGGTCTTCAGGGCATCCGGATGGGCACAGACAAGACAGGCAAGAAGAAGCCCACCCACCTATACTCTCTGAACCGGATCACCTGCTGCACAGCTGACCCCTGCCGGCCCAAGATCCTAGCCTGGATCTACAGACATCAGGTCAAGAACAAGGCAGTGGTTCTCCGGTGCCATGCCGTTCTGGTCAGCAAGTCAGAGAAGGCCAGGGCCATCGCACATAGTCTCTACCAGACGTCCACCTCAGCCTTCAGTGAGTTCAAGCGGCTGAAGAGGCAGAGTGATTTCAGGCACTGCCAACAGCAGCTGCTGGGGGAGGACATGGTGCCGCTGATGCCTCTGAGGAAGCTGCTCAACGGGCAGTGCCACTACCGGCCACCTGCCGACAGCCCTGGAGGCCCCAGCACCACCCGTCTCTGCTCCAtcacagaggaggaagaagaggaggaagaggtggaggatgaGAAGGTGGAGGAAGAAGGGTATGAGGGAGATGAAGAAGCTCTAAAGGACACTGACCTAACTCAGTCATATGGGTCATGTGAGATGAGCCTAGGGGACATAGTTAATGGACTGGACGAGTGCTATATCAACATCAACATAAGCATCAGcgacagcaacaacaacacattgacATTTGTCAGTTCTCTAGTGTGA